The following proteins come from a genomic window of Pseudomonas syringae:
- a CDS encoding LysR substrate-binding domain-containing protein, whose amino-acid sequence MSRIFNAQMHAWLQVFACAARHLSFTRCAEELHVTPGAISQQMRQLEERLGFALFHRVGRGLELTAEGQRLAVVANEVQSRISEELRLLYSGRIGGVFKLRCIPSFLSKWLMPRLPRLQEAFPDIQLRIIAEDSSGSLRDDDFDLAIDLNDGSYPGLSTTPLLEEELFAVCSPSLLVGKPPLDTPSQLVHFPLLHDITAWRGSYEYAEWEFYLTAIGADGIDVRRGHTFNRNHLTIDAARMGMGVAIARKALITDELEQGLLIVPFGHPIKARKKYVLAYREGALSTPSRRAVHDWLVNEALG is encoded by the coding sequence ATGAGCAGAATCTTCAACGCACAGATGCACGCCTGGTTACAGGTCTTCGCCTGTGCCGCCCGACATCTTTCATTCACCCGTTGTGCGGAAGAGCTGCACGTCACTCCAGGTGCCATCAGCCAGCAGATGCGCCAGCTTGAAGAGCGTCTGGGCTTCGCGCTGTTTCATCGGGTCGGGCGCGGGCTCGAACTGACGGCGGAAGGTCAGCGTCTGGCGGTGGTCGCCAACGAAGTGCAGAGCCGCATCAGCGAAGAGTTGCGCCTGCTGTATTCCGGGCGCATCGGCGGGGTGTTCAAGCTGCGTTGCATCCCTTCGTTTCTCAGCAAATGGCTGATGCCGCGCCTGCCACGTTTACAGGAAGCGTTTCCGGACATCCAGTTACGGATCATCGCCGAGGACAGCAGCGGTTCGTTGCGCGATGACGACTTTGATCTGGCCATTGACCTGAATGACGGCAGCTATCCGGGCCTGTCGACTACGCCGTTGCTGGAAGAAGAGCTGTTTGCGGTCTGCTCGCCGAGCCTGCTGGTAGGCAAGCCGCCGCTGGATACGCCCAGCCAGCTGGTGCACTTTCCGCTGCTGCATGACATCACCGCCTGGCGCGGCAGCTATGAATACGCTGAGTGGGAATTTTACCTGACCGCTATCGGGGCGGACGGGATCGATGTGCGGCGTGGCCATACCTTCAACCGCAATCACCTGACCATCGACGCCGCACGCATGGGCATGGGCGTGGCCATTGCTCGCAAGGCGCTGATTACTGATGAGCTGGAACAAGGCTTGCTGATCGTGCCGTTCGGCCATCCGATCAAGGCCAGAAAGAAATACGTTCTGGCCTATCGCGAGGGCGCGCTCAGCACCCCGTCACGTCGCGCAGTGCATGACTGGCTGGTGAACGAGGCGCTGGGATAG
- a CDS encoding DUF3100 domain-containing protein, which yields MQDSHAAVSGDNQAVSSMVKLYVWAAIILIIAESIGAISIPLGPGKVVLLPMVWALLIGAMIGIASRRLPGTIGIDHGTQLRSASILQPALLIFIAKLGLVVGGSLPVVFASGWALVFQEFGHFVGTVMLGLPVALMLGIKREAIGATFSVGREPSLAIIGERYGMDSPEGRGVLAEYLTGTLFGALFIAIVAGYIASLGIFHPNSLAMGSGIGSGSMMAAAAGAIAAQQTPEVAKEVMTLAAASNLITTTIGTYFTLFISLPLAVWGYRVLEPLIGRTTKASMSDEGLRQSDVSLDVPDLGWSGKISAWLAAGALALIANYVGYKTLSADAFTGMGIMIFCAFVGEALCSLIGRKIPAVCTVSLVAMFLTSPACPWAAEIARLTSSINMLAVITPMLTFAGLSIAKDLPAFRRLGWRIVLVSFLANFGTFIGAVLIAELFH from the coding sequence ATGCAAGACTCACACGCTGCAGTGTCGGGCGACAATCAGGCGGTTTCATCGATGGTGAAACTGTATGTCTGGGCCGCCATTATCCTCATCATTGCCGAATCGATCGGTGCTATCAGTATTCCTCTGGGCCCCGGCAAAGTGGTGTTGCTGCCGATGGTCTGGGCGCTGTTGATCGGCGCAATGATCGGCATCGCCAGTCGGCGTCTGCCAGGCACCATCGGTATCGATCATGGCACCCAGCTGCGCTCGGCCTCGATTCTGCAACCTGCCCTGCTGATCTTCATCGCCAAACTCGGTCTGGTGGTCGGCGGTTCGTTGCCGGTGGTGTTCGCCTCGGGATGGGCGCTGGTGTTTCAGGAGTTTGGTCACTTTGTCGGCACCGTGATGCTCGGTCTGCCGGTGGCGCTGATGCTCGGTATCAAACGCGAAGCCATCGGCGCGACCTTCTCGGTCGGCCGTGAACCCAGCCTGGCGATCATTGGCGAGCGCTATGGGATGGATTCCCCGGAAGGCCGCGGCGTCCTCGCCGAATACCTGACCGGCACGCTGTTCGGTGCGCTGTTCATCGCCATCGTCGCCGGCTATATCGCCAGCCTGGGGATCTTCCACCCCAACTCGCTGGCGATGGGCTCAGGCATTGGTTCGGGCAGCATGATGGCTGCCGCCGCCGGTGCGATTGCCGCGCAGCAGACACCGGAGGTTGCCAAGGAAGTCATGACCCTGGCGGCGGCGTCCAACCTGATCACCACCACCATCGGCACCTATTTCACCCTGTTCATCTCCTTGCCGCTGGCGGTGTGGGGCTATCGGGTGCTTGAGCCACTGATCGGCCGCACCACCAAAGCATCCATGAGCGACGAAGGTCTGCGTCAGAGCGATGTGTCGCTGGACGTGCCGGACCTGGGCTGGTCAGGCAAGATCAGCGCATGGCTGGCAGCCGGTGCGTTGGCGTTGATTGCAAACTACGTCGGTTACAAGACCTTGTCGGCCGATGCCTTTACCGGCATGGGCATCATGATTTTCTGTGCATTCGTCGGTGAAGCGCTGTGCAGCCTGATCGGTCGCAAGATCCCGGCGGTGTGCACGGTCTCGCTGGTGGCGATGTTCCTGACCTCCCCGGCCTGCCCATGGGCCGCGGAGATCGCCCGCTTGACCAGCTCGATCAACATGCTGGCGGTCATCACGCCAATGCTGACCTTCGCCGGTCTGTCGATTGCCAAGGACCTGCCGGCCTTCCGCCGCCTGGGCTGGCGCATCGTGCTGGTGTCGTTCCTGGCCAACTTCGGCACCTTCATCGGCGCGGTGCTGATTGCCGAGCTGTTTCATTGA
- a CDS encoding YqcI/YcgG family protein has protein sequence MLPKSEMLLRQSMVRQLLASDTAVEMGWKVQAYQQFEQVLSDKGFPCLFGRRANKSGSCLLLFIPCMHEQQTLRDGMQAYVKFVNDTALEDRLFNPLIVIFEKNDFNSLAEEQAYAWATLQHLHDGDTSPWPAKACTDPEKSEWTYHFAGLPMFINMSFPRHTAMKSRSLGGHIVFVVNPRENFDEVASAETESGRKVREKIRQRIADHNNGVVPETLGFFGDRNSLEWKQYQLYEEGGLALSRCPLHINVDKTDHLNER, from the coding sequence ATGCTGCCCAAGTCCGAAATGCTGTTGCGTCAATCGATGGTAAGACAGTTGCTGGCAAGTGATACCGCTGTTGAAATGGGTTGGAAAGTTCAGGCTTACCAGCAGTTCGAACAGGTGCTGAGTGACAAAGGTTTCCCTTGTCTGTTCGGGCGTCGCGCCAACAAGTCCGGAAGTTGTCTGCTGCTGTTCATTCCTTGTATGCACGAACAACAAACGCTGCGCGACGGCATGCAGGCGTACGTCAAGTTCGTCAACGACACGGCACTTGAAGATCGCCTGTTCAACCCGCTGATTGTCATTTTCGAGAAAAACGATTTCAACAGCCTGGCCGAAGAGCAGGCCTATGCGTGGGCCACGCTGCAACATTTGCATGACGGCGACACATCGCCTTGGCCCGCCAAGGCCTGCACTGACCCGGAGAAGTCTGAGTGGACTTACCATTTCGCCGGGCTGCCGATGTTCATCAATATGAGTTTTCCCCGTCATACCGCGATGAAAAGCCGCTCGCTGGGTGGGCACATTGTGTTCGTGGTCAATCCTCGGGAGAACTTTGACGAGGTGGCAAGCGCCGAGACCGAAAGTGGTCGCAAGGTGAGGGAAAAGATTCGTCAGCGAATCGCCGATCACAACAACGGGGTCGTGCCCGAGACCTTGGGATTTTTCGGTGATCGCAACAGCCTGGAGTGGAAGCAGTACCAATTGTATGAAGAAGGCGGGCTGGCGTTGTCCCGTTGTCCTCTGCACATCAACGTCGACAAGACTGACCATTTGAACGAGCGCTGA
- a CDS encoding LysE family translocator: MDISLLLIYLFSVFMLIITPGPVVALIVNTSLAHGPRRAMLTALGTNWASLVLVMVAALILTGTLSVSVNMLNWISLVGCFFIAYLSVQALEQALRYAPSQPETAPVPISSRHSGLVTGFLVGISNPKDIIFFVSFFPQFIHVTESFKGSIALLSVLWIIIDLSILFAYIFLMRQKLALKYKRKIEIVSSVTLLLIALGGIFYTGSTLLNH; encoded by the coding sequence ATGGATATATCGTTACTGCTGATCTACCTGTTCAGTGTGTTCATGCTGATCATTACGCCTGGACCGGTGGTGGCACTGATCGTCAACACCAGCCTGGCGCACGGGCCGAGGCGTGCGATGCTGACCGCGCTGGGCACTAACTGGGCCTCGTTGGTATTGGTGATGGTCGCGGCATTGATCCTGACGGGCACGCTGTCGGTGAGCGTGAACATGCTCAACTGGATCAGTCTGGTCGGCTGTTTCTTCATCGCTTACCTGTCGGTGCAGGCGCTCGAACAGGCATTGCGTTATGCCCCATCGCAGCCCGAGACAGCGCCGGTGCCGATAAGTAGCAGGCACAGCGGGCTGGTGACGGGTTTTCTGGTAGGGATTTCCAATCCGAAGGACATCATCTTCTTCGTCTCGTTTTTCCCGCAGTTCATTCACGTTACCGAATCGTTCAAGGGCAGCATTGCCTTGTTGTCGGTGCTGTGGATCATTATTGACCTGTCGATCCTGTTCGCCTACATCTTCCTCATGCGCCAGAAACTGGCCTTGAAGTACAAGCGCAAGATCGAGATCGTTTCCAGCGTGACGTTGTTGCTGATCGCCCTGGGCGGGATTTTCTATACGGGTTCGACGCTGTTGAACCATTGA
- a CDS encoding L-serine ammonia-lyase — MAISVFDMFKIGIGPSSSHTVGPMRAGALFVTELRNQDRLPSVERIEVRLYGSLSATGIGHGSDRATVMGLMGEWPDQIDPSQVNQRIDALRADNQLMLAGEQAITFVWERDMCLLDESLPYHPNGMTLCAYGKTGEVYEQTYYSVGGGFVIDAEQAASGVLDSDTTVLPYDFFSGAQLLKLCKTHGMSISELMMANEKVWRSEEEIREKIMVIWAAMRACVDKGLLETGILPGGLNVRRRAYRLHQNLQNLDNPNVIGSTLSAMEWVNLFALAVNEENAAGGRMVTAPTNGAAGIVPAVLHYFMKFKPTANDDDVVRFFLSAAAVGILCKKNASISGAEVGCQGEVGSACAMAAAGLAEILGATPEQVENAAEIGLEHNLGLTCDPVGGLVQIPCIERNAIAAVKAINAAQMALRGDGEHHISLDHAIRTMRDTGADMHDKYKETSRGGLAVKFIEC, encoded by the coding sequence ATGGCCATCAGCGTCTTCGACATGTTCAAAATCGGCATCGGGCCGTCCAGTTCCCATACCGTCGGGCCGATGCGCGCCGGGGCGCTGTTCGTGACCGAACTGCGCAACCAGGACCGGTTGCCTAGCGTAGAACGTATCGAGGTGCGATTGTACGGTTCTCTTTCCGCCACGGGCATCGGTCACGGCAGCGACCGGGCGACGGTCATGGGGCTGATGGGCGAATGGCCGGACCAGATCGACCCCAGCCAGGTCAATCAGCGCATCGACGCATTGCGCGCCGACAACCAGTTGATGCTGGCGGGCGAACAGGCCATCACCTTCGTCTGGGAGCGGGACATGTGCCTGCTCGACGAAAGCCTGCCTTACCATCCCAACGGCATGACCCTGTGCGCCTACGGCAAGACCGGTGAAGTGTATGAGCAGACCTACTATTCAGTGGGTGGCGGATTTGTGATCGACGCCGAACAGGCGGCCAGCGGTGTGCTGGACAGCGACACCACTGTTTTGCCCTATGACTTTTTCAGCGGCGCGCAATTGCTGAAACTGTGCAAGACCCATGGCATGAGCATTTCCGAACTGATGATGGCCAACGAGAAAGTCTGGCGCAGCGAAGAAGAAATCCGCGAGAAGATCATGGTCATCTGGGCCGCGATGCGTGCCTGTGTGGACAAGGGCCTGCTTGAAACCGGCATCCTGCCCGGTGGCTTGAACGTGCGCCGTCGCGCTTACCGCTTGCACCAGAATCTGCAAAACCTCGACAACCCGAACGTGATCGGCTCGACCCTGAGCGCCATGGAGTGGGTCAACCTGTTCGCCCTGGCGGTCAACGAAGAAAACGCTGCGGGCGGGCGCATGGTCACCGCACCCACCAACGGCGCGGCCGGTATCGTGCCTGCGGTGCTGCATTACTTCATGAAATTCAAACCCACAGCCAATGATGACGACGTGGTGCGCTTCTTCCTGAGCGCCGCAGCGGTCGGCATTTTGTGCAAGAAAAATGCGTCGATCTCGGGTGCCGAAGTGGGTTGTCAGGGTGAAGTCGGCTCAGCCTGCGCCATGGCCGCCGCCGGGCTGGCAGAGATTCTCGGTGCCACCCCGGAGCAGGTGGAAAACGCTGCCGAGATTGGCCTGGAACACAACCTGGGGCTGACCTGCGATCCGGTCGGCGGGCTGGTACAAATTCCGTGCATCGAGCGCAATGCGATTGCCGCCGTGAAGGCCATCAATGCCGCCCAAATGGCCCTGCGCGGCGACGGCGAGCACCACATCTCGCTGGACCACGCCATCCGCACCATGCGCGACACGGGCGCCGACATGCACGACAAATACAAGGAAACCTCCCGCGGCGGGCTGGCAGTGAAATTCATCGAGTGCTGA